The sequence below is a genomic window from Candidatus Baltobacteraceae bacterium.
AATCCCCTTTTCTCTAAAATACCGTAGCGACGACGCAATCGTTGCGCGCATGGCTCCCGGGAGATCGACTTTCGCCAGAGCGACCAAGCGCTCGCGCTCCGGAAAGTTCCGGCCGGGTTCGAGCCCGTCGGCCAAATAGAGCACGCAGTCGAGGCCCGACATTGCCGCGGCGCCCACCGTGTGTTTCGCGATCGCCGAAAGTACGGCCGGGTCGTCGACGCCGAAGAGTTCGCGGGCGAGCGCGGCTCCAAGCGGTGCGTGCAGCACGATCGGGTTGCGACGCTCGAAATCGCCGATCGGGTGGCCGCGCCGCTCCGATTCCGCGAGGAGTCGCTCCGCGGAATAGAGGCGGGCGAGATCGTGCAGCATTCCGGCGATCCGCGCGTTCGGCGCGCTCTCGCCGTGCGCGCGCGCGATCGTCTCCGCGAGCCGAGCGACGCGAACGCAATGATCGTATCGATGCTGCTGATCCAAATGCGCGCGAACGCGCGCGCAGAGCTCCGTAAAACTCACCGCGGTTTGGTGGTGTTGATGAAGTTGACCCGGCGGAAATAGACCGATGCGACCGGCTTTCCGTCGCGCTGCGCCGGCGTGAATTGATCGTGCAGGGCCGAGGCGATGGCGATGCGGTCGAGTCGCGGATTCCCGCTCGAAACGTACGTCGTCGCAGCCGTGGCATCGCCGCGGTCGCTGACGGCGATGCGGACGAACGCGACTCCCTGGTCCGACGTGTCGTAATCGGCGGAGCCGAGTTTTTCGAGTACCGGCGCCTTGAACGGCGCGAAGGTATTCGAAAGGTCGGGCAGCAGCCCGGTGCGCGCGAACGCGACGCGGTCGCCCAAAAATACTTCGCTCAAATCGTGCGAGCGCGTTGCGTAGAGCAACGCGAGTTCGTGTGCTGGATCGAGCC
It includes:
- the yqeK gene encoding bis(5'-nucleosyl)-tetraphosphatase (symmetrical) YqeK; translation: MSFTELCARVRAHLDQQHRYDHCVRVARLAETIARAHGESAPNARIAGMLHDLARLYSAERLLAESERRGHPIGDFERRNPIVLHAPLGAALARELFGVDDPAVLSAIAKHTVGAAAMSGLDCVLYLADGLEPGRNFPERERLVALAKVDLPGAMRATIASSLRYFREKGIPAAPQTAQAAHTFGLTTDDLEVRTA
- a CDS encoding energy transducer TonB, yielding MIAAIVFAGVTLGAPVSHTIARRGPPTVVTTDVGTVWTWPAGAGTLRLTTDDDGTVQMIDAAPPPKSDPILTALAKLAPPVEFSATTTLPDNGAPALAQAYRLDPAHELALLYATRSHDLSEVFLGDRVAFARTGLLPDLSNTFAPFKAPVLEKLGSADYDTSDQGVAFVRIAVSDRGDATAATTYVSSGNPRLDRIAIASALHDQFTPAQRDGKPVASVYFRRVNFINTTKPR